One Mycolicibacterium rufum genomic window, GACCGACTGGGGCCCCACCTCGGCCGTCTTCCGCGACCTGCTCGCCGAGTGGAAGGCCGCGGGCCGGGCCGCGAAGGACGTCGACGACGCGCTGTGGCAGCGGTTCAAGAGCGCGCAGGACAGGTTCTTCTCCGCCCGCAACGCCGCCACCGCCGAACGCGATGCGGAGTTCCGCGCCAACGCCGACGCCAAGGAGGCCCTGCTGGCCGAGGCGGAACGGCTCGACCCGTCCGACCGTGAGGCGGCCCGGGCGGCGTTGCGCACGATCGGGGACAAGTGGGACGCCATCGGCAAGGTGCCGCGCGAGCGCGCCGCCGACCTGGAACGGCGGATGCGCGCGGTGGAGAAGAAGATCCGCGACGCACCGACCGGCGGGGTCGACCCCGAGGCGCAGGCGCGTGCCGACCAGTTCCGGGAACGCGCCGAGCAGTACGAGCGTCAGGCGGAGAAGGCCGAGGCCGCGGGCCGCGCCAAGGACGCCGAGCAGGCGCGCGCCAATGCCGAGCAGTGGCGGCAGTGGGCCGAGGCGGCTGCGGACGCGCTGGGCAAGAAGCGGTAGCCGCTACGGGGTGGGCGGGTCGTCGTCGCCGAAGGTGTCGAGCAGGCCTTTGCGGTCACGCTCGGCGGTGAGCCGACGGCGGTGTTCCTCGGTGGCCAATTGCAGCGCGCTGCGGGCTGCGACCACCCGGGCCCAGTGGTAGGCCAGCAGGATCATCGCGAACCATGCGATGAGCAGCCCGATCCCCGGGCCGGGGTACTGCGAGGCGGCGGTCTGGCGGGACCACACGGCCAGCAGTCCGAGGAACGACGCGACGGTCGACCCGGCCAGCGCGATCCAGGCCAGCGCCCACCGCCGGGTCAGCAGCGCCAGGATCGAGAAGCCGCCGCCGAACACCAGGGCCAGCCACGCGAACACCCGGTGCGGCAACGCGATGCCGCTGGCGTGCGCGGCGTCGGAGCCGATCAGCACGTCGAGTCCGCGGGCGTCGCCGGCGTGCGGCAGCACCAGCGTGGTGAGCAGCGCGAACACGAAGATCGCGATGGCGAGGGCGCGCGGGCCGGGGTCGATCTCGCGGGCGATGCGGCGTTCGGCGGCTTCGATGTCCTCCCTGAGGTAGTCGAAGTCGTCGTCGCGGCGCGGTTCCTCGCTCATCGGGCGCATCCGGCAACGGGCTGCGACGA contains:
- a CDS encoding Rv2732c family membrane protein; the protein is MRPMSEEPRRDDDFDYLREDIEAAERRIAREIDPGPRALAIAIFVFALLTTLVLPHAGDARGLDVLIGSDAAHASGIALPHRVFAWLALVFGGGFSILALLTRRWALAWIALAGSTVASFLGLLAVWSRQTAASQYPGPGIGLLIAWFAMILLAYHWARVVAARSALQLATEEHRRRLTAERDRKGLLDTFGDDDPPTP